A part of Candidatus Nezhaarchaeota archaeon genomic DNA contains:
- a CDS encoding DUF2116 family Zn-ribbon domain-containing protein, whose translation MSTKKKKREGYNQQDHRHCIICGHVISPERDPPVCEGLCEEELMKRQKRSRIFNVVWLIMVFGLLIAILMMGLLPVR comes from the coding sequence GTGTCAACGAAAAAGAAAAAACGTGAAGGATACAACCAGCAAGATCATAGACACTGCATAATATGTGGCCACGTCATTTCTCCAGAAAGAGATCCCCCTGTATGTGAGGGATTGTGCGAAGAGGAGCTCATGAAGAGGCAAAAACGTTCCAGGATATTTAATGTAGTTTGGTTAATTATGGTATTCGGGCTTCTTATCGCAATACTTATGATGGGCTTATTGCCGGTACGATGA
- the ppsA gene encoding phosphoenolpyruvate synthase, protein MSEVKKRAYVLWFEEINKDDLPLVGGKAANLGELLKAGIPVPPGFTVTSYAYSVFIEKTGLREKIKEILKEVLGSRDPKLFEEVGMKIRRLIEESNIPNDVASDIIESYTKLCARLGMAKVSVAIRSSATAEDLPGASFAGQQETYLNVEGEEEVLSKVKKCWSSLFTPRAIFYRQEKGIDHDKVLMSVIVQKMVNAKAAGVMFTIHPTTGEEKIVIEGSWGLGESVVSGSITPDIYVVDKKTLDIIDKRIAEKPFELVRDPITGKTVKRDVQLERKMTPCLRDEEIKRLAELAIKIEQHYKYPQDIEWAIDNDLEFPENVFILQSRPETVWSLRRGGPPTMVEKTQEIYQRKVVVKGLPASPGVWVGKAKVVKSIEEASKLIEKGDILVTIMTNPDWVPYMRIAGAIVTDEGGMTCHAAIVSRELGIPAIVGTGNATKVLEPGREYTVDATTGVVYEGRMEGLTEARVEGRAPTVTGPYTTISEYTVPTGTKIYINLGVPEKIAEYLNLPFDGIGLMRIEFILSSYIGEHPLYLIEKGEEGKFIEKLAQGIATVARSIQPRPVVVRFSDFKSNEYRELKGGEKYEPDERNPMLGYRGVSRYISPHYESAFRLECKAIKKVRDEWGLKNVWVMLPFVRTAWELEKALRIMKEEGLERGRDFKVWIMAEVPSVIFMADEFCKYVDGFSIGSNDLTQLILGVDRDSELLPKLDPRYFDERDPAVLRAISHLIKVAHKHGLTVSICGQGPSYLEDFVEWLIRQGIDSISVNPDAVMRVRKLVAQVERRILLESLSKIRKRKVKK, encoded by the coding sequence GTGAGTGAGGTGAAGAAAAGGGCCTATGTGTTATGGTTTGAGGAGATAAATAAAGATGATTTGCCGCTAGTTGGCGGTAAAGCTGCTAATTTAGGGGAACTCCTAAAAGCTGGTATACCTGTGCCACCAGGTTTTACTGTAACCTCTTATGCTTATAGCGTTTTCATAGAAAAAACTGGGTTAAGAGAGAAGATCAAAGAGATTTTAAAAGAGGTTTTAGGAAGCAGAGACCCCAAGTTGTTTGAAGAAGTTGGTATGAAAATAAGGAGGCTAATTGAAGAGAGCAACATCCCTAATGACGTGGCTAGTGACATCATAGAGAGTTACACGAAACTTTGTGCAAGGCTAGGCATGGCAAAGGTTTCAGTTGCTATTCGAAGTTCAGCTACAGCTGAAGACCTCCCAGGTGCCAGCTTTGCAGGGCAACAGGAGACATACCTCAATGTTGAAGGTGAAGAAGAGGTTTTGTCTAAAGTTAAGAAGTGTTGGTCCTCACTTTTCACTCCTCGAGCGATATTTTATCGCCAAGAAAAAGGTATAGACCATGACAAGGTGTTAATGAGCGTCATCGTGCAGAAAATGGTTAATGCTAAGGCGGCAGGAGTTATGTTTACCATACACCCTACTACAGGAGAAGAAAAGATAGTTATTGAGGGCAGCTGGGGGTTAGGAGAATCAGTTGTAAGTGGCTCTATAACTCCTGACATCTATGTAGTTGACAAGAAGACTCTTGATATCATAGATAAGAGGATAGCTGAGAAGCCCTTTGAGCTTGTAAGAGATCCTATAACAGGTAAAACCGTAAAGAGAGATGTACAACTTGAGAGAAAGATGACTCCTTGCTTAAGAGATGAGGAGATTAAGAGGCTTGCCGAGTTGGCTATTAAAATAGAGCAACACTACAAGTACCCTCAAGACATAGAGTGGGCCATCGACAATGATTTAGAGTTTCCAGAGAATGTTTTCATACTTCAATCTAGGCCTGAGACTGTATGGTCATTAAGAAGAGGAGGCCCTCCCACCATGGTTGAGAAGACTCAAGAGATTTATCAAAGAAAAGTAGTCGTTAAAGGATTGCCTGCAAGCCCAGGTGTTTGGGTTGGTAAGGCTAAGGTTGTTAAGAGCATCGAAGAGGCATCAAAGCTCATAGAGAAAGGAGACATATTAGTCACAATAATGACTAATCCTGATTGGGTTCCTTACATGAGAATTGCCGGTGCCATCGTTACTGATGAAGGTGGTATGACTTGCCATGCAGCTATAGTAAGTCGTGAGTTAGGGATACCAGCTATAGTTGGCACTGGTAATGCGACCAAAGTTTTAGAGCCAGGTAGAGAGTACACGGTTGATGCTACAACTGGAGTCGTATATGAGGGTAGGATGGAAGGATTGACTGAGGCGAGGGTAGAAGGGAGGGCCCCTACCGTTACTGGACCCTACACAACCATCTCAGAGTACACAGTACCTACAGGGACGAAGATATACATAAACCTAGGAGTTCCTGAAAAAATAGCTGAGTATCTTAATTTACCGTTTGACGGCATAGGCTTAATGCGCATAGAGTTCATACTGTCATCTTACATAGGCGAGCATCCACTATATCTGATAGAAAAAGGTGAGGAAGGTAAATTCATTGAGAAACTGGCACAAGGGATAGCAACGGTAGCAAGGAGTATTCAACCCAGACCCGTTGTTGTACGGTTTAGTGATTTTAAAAGCAATGAGTATAGAGAATTAAAAGGTGGTGAAAAGTATGAACCGGATGAACGCAACCCGATGCTAGGTTATCGTGGTGTATCACGTTACATTAGCCCTCACTATGAAAGTGCCTTTAGGTTAGAGTGTAAGGCAATAAAAAAAGTGAGAGATGAGTGGGGCTTAAAGAACGTGTGGGTTATGCTGCCCTTCGTGAGAACTGCATGGGAATTAGAAAAGGCTTTAAGAATCATGAAAGAGGAAGGGCTTGAAAGAGGAAGGGACTTTAAGGTATGGATTATGGCTGAAGTACCGAGCGTAATATTTATGGCTGATGAGTTCTGCAAGTATGTTGATGGATTCAGTATAGGCAGTAATGATTTGACGCAATTAATATTAGGAGTTGATAGAGATTCAGAACTTTTACCAAAACTTGACCCACGTTACTTTGATGAGAGAGACCCTGCCGTCTTAAGAGCTATAAGCCATCTTATCAAAGTTGCTCATAAACATGGCTTGACTGTTAGCATATGTGGCCAAGGACCCTCATACCTAGAGGACTTCGTAGAATGGCTCATAAGGCAAGGCATTGATAGTATATCTGTTAATCCTGATGCTGTAATGAGAGTCCGTAAGTTAGTAGCTCAGGTTGAGAGAAGAATACTTCTTGAGAGCTTATCAAAAATAAGGAAGAGAAAGGTTAAGAAATGA
- a CDS encoding DUF2095 family protein: MIEMDVETLKKKYPNLARELENKIMCIKIKGSRTSDDNIRTGLPDAVDYIRRCKSIQEAEEVISYLERTKQITKPRASELREQLYSQGLKSFGPHKEFGYYMKEHYKKSRELISNNA, from the coding sequence ATGATCGAAATGGATGTCGAAACATTAAAGAAGAAATATCCAAATTTAGCTAGGGAGTTAGAGAATAAGATCATGTGTATTAAGATTAAAGGATCGAGGACTAGCGATGATAATATTCGAACAGGGCTACCGGATGCTGTTGATTACATAAGGCGATGTAAAAGTATTCAAGAAGCTGAAGAGGTTATTAGTTACCTTGAGAGAACTAAGCAAATAACGAAACCCAGAGCATCGGAATTAAGGGAACAGCTATACTCTCAAGGGCTTAAAAGCTTTGGTCCCCACAAAGAGTTTGGTTATTACATGAAGGAACACTATAAAAAGTCTCGTGAATTGATAAGTAACAATGCTTAA
- a CDS encoding redox-regulated ATPase YchF: MPEVALVGKTNVGKSTLFSALTMIPVKIEPRPFTTIKPNVGVAYLKVKCVCQEFGVKDNPRNSICVNGIRFIPVKIIDLAGLVPGAHEGRGLGNKFLDEMRNADGIILVVDAAGSTDSEGRPCPPGTHDPISDVKMVRDEVVQWILGLLRKDWSKTMRAAEHGNVRNDEVLASRLSGLKVSGKHVRRALDDLGLMNKRLRHWGEDDVKMFIERLLDVAKPFIIAANKSDIPESIDNIKKLKEEYGDENVVPCSAEAELALRRAAEKSLIEYMPGDSSFKIIEKGKLTHQQVKALELIKQRVLDIWGSTGVQEVLNRMYFKKLDMIPIYPVANPSDLTDGEGNVLPDVYLVPRGTTVRELAYMIHTELGESFIYAIDVRRGVRLGEDTILKENDVISIVSTRREKRR, encoded by the coding sequence ATGCCAGAGGTCGCGCTTGTAGGGAAAACTAATGTTGGAAAGAGTACTTTATTTAGTGCTCTAACCATGATCCCTGTGAAGATTGAGCCACGACCTTTTACAACTATAAAGCCTAACGTTGGTGTAGCTTATCTTAAAGTTAAATGCGTATGTCAAGAGTTTGGTGTTAAAGATAATCCTCGTAACTCGATTTGTGTTAATGGTATTAGATTCATCCCGGTAAAGATCATAGACCTTGCAGGTCTTGTACCTGGTGCACATGAAGGTAGAGGTTTAGGGAATAAGTTCCTGGATGAAATGCGCAATGCCGATGGTATAATATTAGTTGTTGATGCAGCGGGGTCAACGGATAGTGAGGGCAGACCTTGTCCACCAGGGACTCATGATCCAATATCTGACGTCAAGATGGTTAGAGACGAAGTTGTCCAGTGGATCTTAGGGTTGTTAAGGAAAGACTGGAGCAAAACTATGAGAGCCGCAGAGCATGGCAATGTAAGAAACGACGAGGTCTTAGCATCTAGGTTAAGTGGATTAAAAGTATCAGGCAAGCATGTGAGAAGGGCCCTCGATGATCTTGGGCTCATGAATAAGAGGCTTAGACATTGGGGGGAGGATGACGTCAAGATGTTCATAGAGAGGCTTCTCGACGTGGCAAAACCATTCATCATTGCTGCTAATAAGTCAGACATACCTGAAAGTATTGATAATATCAAGAAGCTCAAGGAGGAGTATGGTGACGAAAATGTCGTGCCTTGTAGTGCCGAGGCTGAGCTTGCTTTAAGAAGGGCTGCTGAGAAAAGTCTGATAGAGTACATGCCTGGCGATAGTTCTTTTAAAATCATAGAAAAAGGAAAGCTTACTCATCAGCAAGTTAAGGCCTTAGAGTTGATAAAGCAACGTGTTTTAGATATTTGGGGGTCAACAGGGGTCCAAGAAGTGCTGAATAGAATGTACTTTAAGAAGCTTGATATGATTCCTATTTATCCCGTTGCAAACCCAAGTGATTTAACGGATGGAGAAGGTAACGTGCTTCCAGATGTATATCTTGTTCCTCGCGGGACTACTGTGAGGGAACTAGCTTATATGATACACACAGAGCTGGGTGAAAGCTTCATTTATGCCATTGATGTTAGGAGAGGAGTAAGACTTGGAGAGGATACTATTTTAAAAGAGAATGATGTAATATCTATTGTGTCTACAAGAAGGGAGAAGAGGAGATAG
- a CDS encoding hydroxyacid dehydrogenase, which yields MTFKVLVTDNVHESCASLLRAKGCKVDVKPSLSKEELIKAVKEYDAIIIRGKTKFTGDVIMEAESLKVIGRAGVGLDNIDVEAASEKNIKVISTPQASTIAVAEATIALMLSLARMIPEAVKSLKEGEWHKSKFMGFELRGKVLGIVGFGRIGKAVAKRALAFEMKVIAHDIRDIREEASTMGVEVVPTLEELLRRSDIVTLHIPLNRSTRHLIGEKEISLMKSNAIIINTSRGGIIETKALLKALKEGKLAGAALDVFEHEPPQTEEEWELIRLPNVIATPHISSQTEEAQRLAGIMVAEEVLKALNDVSL from the coding sequence ATGACCTTTAAGGTGTTAGTAACCGACAATGTTCATGAATCATGTGCATCGCTATTGAGAGCTAAAGGTTGCAAAGTCGATGTAAAGCCCTCATTGAGTAAAGAGGAGCTTATTAAAGCTGTTAAAGAGTACGACGCAATCATAATTAGAGGTAAAACAAAGTTCACTGGAGATGTGATAATGGAAGCTGAAAGCCTTAAAGTAATAGGCAGAGCGGGTGTTGGATTAGATAACATAGACGTCGAGGCAGCCTCAGAGAAGAACATTAAGGTAATATCTACGCCTCAAGCATCAACAATAGCGGTGGCTGAAGCGACCATTGCGTTAATGCTCTCGTTAGCTAGGATGATACCAGAAGCAGTTAAATCACTTAAAGAAGGTGAGTGGCACAAAAGCAAATTTATGGGTTTCGAACTTCGGGGTAAAGTTCTAGGAATAGTAGGTTTTGGAAGAATAGGTAAGGCTGTTGCGAAGAGAGCTCTTGCATTCGAAATGAAAGTTATAGCTCACGATATAAGGGATATACGTGAAGAGGCATCGACTATGGGGGTTGAAGTCGTGCCAACGTTAGAAGAGCTTCTAAGAAGGAGTGACATAGTGACACTTCACATACCTCTCAATAGGAGTACACGGCACTTAATAGGCGAAAAGGAGATATCACTGATGAAGAGCAACGCGATTATAATAAACACCTCTCGAGGAGGCATAATAGAAACTAAGGCACTATTGAAGGCCTTAAAAGAAGGCAAATTAGCAGGTGCTGCATTAGATGTCTTCGAACATGAACCCCCTCAAACTGAAGAAGAGTGGGAGCTAATAAGGCTACCAAACGTGATAGCAACCCCTCACATATCTTCACAAACAGAGGAAGCTCAACGACTGGCAGGTATAATGGTGGCTGAAGAGGTTCTTAAGGCCCTAAACGATGTTTCTTTATGA
- a CDS encoding 3-isopropylmalate dehydratase large subunit, with the protein MELSRILNDEGLTFAEKIITIKQVEQEGVKRAGEIAIVSVDLAAGQDGTSPLAIKAFKEMGGIRVWNPNKVLLVIDHTYPSSSAQISNLHKLMRNFAREQRLRLVEGSIIHQVILEEYAVPGMLILGADSHTTTHGALGAFATGIGSTELAAVWLEGRIWLKTPSTIRVYVEGDLPKGVYAKDISLSFISQVGADGANYKSVEWRGETISKLSIASRATLCNMSMEAGAKNAVVEYDTVTENYLKEAGREPMMIVRSGRDAEIDDEIHIDCPKLEPLVAAPNRVDNVKSVVEVEGTPIDQAFIGSCTNGRLEDLIEVASILRGRKVKEGVRLIITPASRRVYREALKLGILELLFESGAIITNPTCGACVGSHLGILGEGEVAIASSNRNFIGRMGDPKSKVYLASPATVAASAVKGYITDPRVFL; encoded by the coding sequence ATGGAACTGAGTAGAATACTTAACGATGAGGGTTTAACATTTGCCGAAAAGATAATAACGATAAAGCAGGTAGAGCAAGAAGGTGTTAAGAGGGCAGGAGAAATAGCAATAGTTTCTGTTGACTTAGCCGCGGGCCAGGACGGTACCTCGCCCCTAGCTATAAAAGCCTTTAAAGAGATGGGAGGAATTAGGGTTTGGAATCCAAATAAAGTACTACTGGTCATAGATCACACTTATCCATCATCCTCAGCACAAATCTCTAACCTACACAAACTAATGCGAAACTTTGCTCGAGAGCAAAGGCTGAGACTCGTTGAGGGAAGTATAATACACCAAGTGATATTGGAGGAATACGCGGTGCCAGGTATGCTCATACTTGGTGCAGATTCACATACGACGACCCATGGAGCACTTGGCGCTTTTGCCACAGGTATAGGAAGCACAGAGTTAGCCGCAGTCTGGCTTGAAGGAAGAATATGGCTTAAAACGCCTTCAACGATAAGGGTCTACGTTGAAGGTGACTTACCAAAAGGTGTTTATGCTAAAGACATATCCTTAAGTTTCATAAGTCAGGTCGGTGCTGATGGTGCTAACTATAAGTCTGTCGAGTGGAGGGGTGAAACGATCTCTAAGCTCTCAATAGCATCTAGAGCCACCTTGTGCAATATGAGCATGGAGGCTGGAGCAAAAAACGCTGTGGTTGAGTACGATACCGTCACAGAGAATTATCTTAAGGAAGCTGGAAGAGAGCCCATGATGATAGTTAGGTCAGGTCGAGATGCAGAAATAGATGATGAAATACACATAGACTGTCCTAAACTCGAACCATTAGTAGCAGCCCCAAACCGAGTTGATAATGTTAAGTCAGTAGTTGAGGTAGAAGGCACCCCCATAGATCAAGCCTTTATAGGCAGTTGCACGAACGGTAGGCTTGAAGACCTTATAGAGGTAGCAAGTATTTTGCGAGGCAGGAAAGTAAAAGAGGGTGTAAGGCTCATAATCACCCCTGCATCAAGAAGAGTGTATCGCGAAGCATTAAAGCTTGGCATATTAGAGCTACTCTTTGAGTCAGGAGCTATCATAACAAATCCGACATGTGGGGCATGCGTTGGCTCTCACCTTGGCATATTGGGTGAAGGAGAGGTGGCCATAGCATCAAGCAATAGAAACTTTATTGGTAGAATGGGAGACCCAAAGTCTAAAGTTTATTTAGCTTCTCCCGCAACAGTTGCAGCATCAGCTGTAAAGGGGTACATAACTGATCCGAGGGTCTTTCTATGA
- a CDS encoding 3-isopropylmalate dehydratase small subunit: MNTIIKGKVWKFGDNVDTDVIIPFKYKAETLDPRELAKHVMEGIDPNFAKKVRPGDLIVAGKNFGCGSSREQAPLAIKAAGIAAVIAESFARIFFRNAINIGLPAIEVKGIAEKTDEGDILEVDLSQGIVRNLTKNIVFKAVPLPAMIMEILKEGGLINYLKKQRNVAR, translated from the coding sequence ATGAATACAATCATTAAAGGTAAGGTATGGAAGTTTGGAGACAATGTCGATACTGACGTCATAATACCTTTCAAGTACAAGGCAGAAACCCTTGACCCAAGGGAGCTAGCTAAACACGTTATGGAGGGCATAGACCCTAATTTTGCCAAAAAAGTGAGACCAGGAGACCTCATAGTGGCAGGCAAAAACTTTGGTTGTGGATCAAGCAGAGAGCAAGCACCATTAGCAATTAAGGCTGCTGGTATAGCCGCCGTTATAGCCGAAAGCTTTGCAAGAATTTTCTTCAGGAACGCCATAAACATAGGGTTACCAGCTATTGAGGTTAAGGGAATTGCAGAGAAAACAGATGAAGGAGATATATTAGAAGTGGATCTATCTCAAGGGATTGTTAGGAACTTAACGAAGAACATAGTATTTAAGGCAGTACCATTACCTGCCATGATAATGGAAATACTAAAGGAAGGAGGACTAATAAATTACCTAAAAAAGCAAAGGAATGTTGCGAGATAA
- a CDS encoding type II glyceraldehyde-3-phosphate dehydrogenase — MAKPKVKVLVNGYGVIGKRVADAITKQDDMELVGVSDIVADWRVKMAVKKGYRVYCSSPDRVDHMRKSGIKVEGLITDIIKDVDVVVDCTPAGVGAKNKEIYVKYGVKAVFEGGEAHETAGTSFVATCNYDESVGKQFTRVVSCNTTALCRVLNALNKAFNIVKARAVIVRRACDVWESHRAGIINTVVPELHVPSHHGPDVKTVLHDVDIVTLAAKGSHNLYHIHFCIAEMKVVPTRNEVLKTLEEEPRVTLVSGRDGVEALNSIVELARDLGRPRGDLYEIPVWEDSVSVNNNEVYLMWATPNESNVIPDNIDAIRALTGLERDWRVSVRKTDKSLGVLSKLY, encoded by the coding sequence TTGGCTAAACCCAAAGTGAAAGTTCTCGTTAATGGTTATGGTGTTATAGGGAAGAGGGTAGCCGATGCTATCACTAAACAAGATGACATGGAGCTAGTAGGCGTCTCAGACATAGTCGCTGATTGGAGGGTAAAAATGGCTGTAAAGAAGGGCTATAGGGTTTACTGTTCATCTCCCGATAGAGTTGATCATATGAGGAAGAGTGGTATTAAGGTTGAGGGGCTAATAACAGACATCATTAAGGATGTGGACGTAGTTGTTGATTGTACACCAGCTGGTGTGGGTGCTAAAAATAAGGAGATATACGTTAAGTACGGCGTTAAGGCTGTATTTGAGGGTGGCGAAGCTCATGAAACTGCTGGCACCTCTTTCGTTGCAACGTGCAACTATGATGAGAGCGTAGGAAAGCAATTCACTAGAGTCGTTAGTTGCAATACAACAGCCCTATGTAGAGTGCTTAACGCATTAAATAAAGCATTCAACATAGTCAAGGCGAGAGCTGTTATAGTTAGAAGGGCATGCGATGTGTGGGAATCTCATAGGGCTGGCATCATAAATACAGTAGTTCCAGAGTTACATGTACCTTCACACCATGGCCCTGATGTCAAGACCGTCCTCCATGATGTCGACATAGTTACCCTCGCAGCTAAGGGATCACACAATCTCTACCATATACACTTCTGCATTGCCGAAATGAAGGTCGTACCAACAAGGAATGAGGTCCTCAAGACGCTTGAGGAGGAGCCTCGAGTAACTCTTGTAAGTGGTCGTGATGGCGTGGAAGCTTTAAATTCTATAGTGGAATTAGCTAGGGACTTGGGGAGACCTCGAGGAGATTTGTATGAAATACCCGTATGGGAAGATAGTGTTTCTGTGAACAATAACGAGGTGTACTTGATGTGGGCAACACCTAATGAGTCAAATGTCATACCAGACAACATTGATGCTATTAGAGCATTAACAGGGTTAGAAAGAGACTGGAGAGTTTCTGTAAGAAAGACCGATAAGAGCTTAGGCGTATTAAGTAAGCTGTATTAG
- a CDS encoding phosphoglycerate kinase codes for MSEGFRFLTLDDVDLKGRRVLMRVDINSPIGSKGEILDENRIKEASITLKELQESKVVVMSHQGRPGKSDFVSLERHATILEKYVGRPVKFVDDLMGPAARSEASKLKNGEILLLENTRMYSEEMIEAPIEECAKTLLVRKLSPLFDVFINDAFPAAHRSQPSLVGFAYVLPSLAGRLVEKELKALSKLIPRLKRPIFYVLGGSKVGDRLEVIETLTITGLVDKIIVGGLLALAFLEAKGIKLSHTNVRKDREFEGYVERVKRLLQWKENVFLLPVDVAVDKEGERLDCRLNAIPQNYKIKDVGLETAEIIANEVLRAGSIIANGPLGVFEEDAFAKSTMRVLRAITMSDAITIVSGGHLTAALRKLNMESKVTYISTAGGALLQLLAGGKLPLIEALEIGRANAEKLRIIREK; via the coding sequence ATGTCTGAAGGGTTCAGGTTTCTAACACTGGATGATGTGGATCTTAAGGGCAGAAGAGTGTTAATGAGGGTCGACATAAACTCACCAATAGGGTCTAAGGGCGAGATACTTGATGAGAATAGGATAAAGGAGGCTAGTATAACGTTGAAGGAGTTACAGGAAAGTAAGGTAGTAGTAATGTCACATCAAGGGAGGCCCGGCAAAAGCGACTTTGTATCACTAGAGAGACATGCTACCATACTTGAGAAATACGTTGGAAGACCTGTGAAGTTCGTGGACGACTTAATGGGACCTGCCGCTAGGAGCGAAGCATCCAAGTTAAAGAATGGAGAAATACTCCTCTTAGAAAATACGAGAATGTACTCTGAAGAGATGATTGAAGCTCCGATTGAGGAGTGTGCTAAAACACTTCTTGTAAGAAAGTTAAGCCCTTTGTTCGATGTCTTCATTAACGATGCTTTTCCAGCTGCACATAGATCCCAACCATCGCTCGTTGGATTTGCCTATGTACTTCCATCATTAGCAGGAAGGCTAGTGGAGAAGGAACTTAAAGCCTTAAGCAAGCTAATACCAAGGCTTAAAAGGCCGATATTCTACGTCCTAGGAGGCTCAAAGGTCGGAGACCGACTAGAGGTTATAGAGACTTTGACCATAACAGGGCTTGTCGATAAAATTATCGTAGGAGGGCTTTTAGCATTAGCATTCCTTGAAGCCAAGGGTATTAAGCTTTCACATACTAATGTAAGAAAGGACAGAGAGTTCGAAGGTTATGTTGAGAGGGTTAAGAGGCTTTTGCAGTGGAAGGAAAATGTTTTCCTACTTCCAGTTGACGTAGCCGTTGATAAGGAGGGGGAAAGGCTGGATTGTCGATTAAATGCTATTCCTCAGAACTATAAGATTAAGGATGTAGGGCTAGAAACAGCTGAAATAATTGCTAATGAAGTTTTGAGGGCTGGAAGCATCATAGCTAATGGCCCCCTAGGCGTGTTCGAAGAAGACGCTTTCGCAAAATCGACTATGAGGGTCTTAAGAGCCATAACCATGAGCGATGCCATAACCATAGTAAGTGGTGGACACTTAACAGCAGCTCTACGCAAGCTCAATATGGAAAGCAAGGTTACTTACATAAGTACTGCAGGTGGAGCACTACTTCAGCTGCTCGCCGGCGGAAAGCTACCATTAATTGAGGCCCTAGAAATAGGGAGGGCAAACGCAGAAAAATTAAGAATAATAAGAGAAAAGTAA
- a CDS encoding DUF367 family protein, translating into MQETRSEVKLYIYMARECDPCKCTANKLVRFGLVKPIYKVKKLPTNCIVLNPMSEEVLSIKDREVAIAHGIVAVDCSWKRVQEFFNEVRLRGVHRKLPKLIAANPVNFGNPHILSTAEALAASLFLLDFRLQAEKILSLFKWGPRFIEINKKVFEAISQS; encoded by the coding sequence ATGCAAGAAACCCGAAGCGAAGTTAAGCTCTACATATACATGGCTAGAGAATGCGATCCATGCAAGTGTACAGCTAACAAGCTTGTTAGGTTTGGACTCGTGAAACCAATCTATAAAGTGAAGAAGTTACCTACCAATTGCATAGTCCTAAACCCCATGAGTGAGGAGGTCCTCTCGATCAAGGATAGAGAGGTCGCTATCGCTCATGGCATAGTAGCAGTCGACTGTTCATGGAAAAGAGTCCAAGAATTTTTTAATGAAGTAAGGTTAAGAGGTGTACATCGAAAATTGCCTAAGTTAATAGCTGCTAACCCTGTGAATTTTGGTAACCCTCACATACTCTCCACAGCTGAAGCGCTAGCGGCTTCTCTCTTCCTACTAGATTTTAGATTACAGGCAGAGAAAATATTGTCATTATTTAAGTGGGGTCCACGCTTTATTGAAATCAATAAAAAAGTTTTTGAGGCTATAAGTCAGAGCTAA
- a CDS encoding RimK family alpha-L-glutamate ligase translates to MKIAVVHDAKKPDLPSREILQVIKNRNLKPIYLRISGLSALLDGEVGFFYGRKMMTDVNGFIVRSLGSTVSVEQYVRRLTLLRNIESLGVVVMNPVNGLAMARDKYYSLMALSRAGLQVPKTLITEDVGLAYDFVKNVKKAVVKPLIGSRGYGSVLVDNPDVAFRVFKTLASFNQAIYVQEYIEKAYDIRVFVVDGNVIASIQRFPTKPGEWRTNIAQGGKAKSYNPPEEVKEVTIKACEVLGLWYAGVDVVESNGKGYVIFEVNAAPDWQGLAEATGVRPAEAIVDLMVKKCKR, encoded by the coding sequence TTGAAGATCGCCGTTGTACATGATGCCAAGAAGCCTGATTTACCGTCAAGAGAGATACTACAGGTAATTAAAAACAGGAATTTGAAGCCTATATACCTTAGGATATCGGGTCTATCGGCACTACTTGATGGAGAGGTGGGGTTTTTCTACGGGAGAAAAATGATGACCGATGTCAATGGGTTCATAGTGAGGTCTCTCGGGAGTACCGTTAGTGTTGAACAATATGTTAGGAGGCTAACTCTTTTGAGAAATATTGAGAGTTTAGGAGTGGTAGTAATGAATCCCGTCAATGGATTGGCCATGGCACGTGATAAGTATTATTCGCTCATGGCCCTTTCAAGAGCTGGTTTACAAGTACCTAAAACACTCATAACAGAAGACGTGGGATTAGCTTACGACTTTGTTAAAAATGTGAAGAAAGCGGTTGTAAAACCTCTCATAGGGTCTCGTGGCTACGGCTCTGTGCTTGTTGATAACCCTGACGTTGCTTTTAGGGTGTTTAAGACGTTGGCAAGCTTCAATCAAGCGATATATGTTCAGGAGTACATAGAGAAGGCATACGATATACGAGTTTTTGTAGTTGACGGTAACGTAATAGCTTCGATACAGCGCTTCCCAACAAAGCCCGGCGAATGGCGTACCAATATAGCTCAGGGCGGGAAAGCCAAAAGTTACAACCCACCAGAAGAGGTAAAAGAAGTCACTATTAAAGCATGTGAGGTCTTGGGTTTGTGGTATGCAGGTGTTGATGTGGTAGAGAGTAATGGAAAAGGTTACGTTATCTTTGAAGTTAATGCAGCTCCAGACTGGCAGGGGCTAGCAGAAGCTACAGGCGTACGCCCTGCTGAGGCCATAGTGGACCTCATGGTTAAGAAGTGTAAGAGATGA